In Diachasmimorpha longicaudata isolate KC_UGA_2023 chromosome 7, iyDiaLong2, whole genome shotgun sequence, the following proteins share a genomic window:
- the LOC135164652 gene encoding DE-cadherin isoform X2 — MNHNGRMENRGRWAWARPVGTLALFVLLSGTLGETTKLRHFRHLDTRSQHFSVDESLTRDDKHNHKPVFSDCSVYAPVVKEEEPAGTIVIQVHAEDRDPPDAGGTITYSFVTAPGEKLKFEINNVTGFIKTTQMLDRDEPAREKEAWLTVLATDNGRPQLDDVCNFKVTIEDVNDNSPVFDKVAYTESVPQDLRIDHEVMRVSATDIDDGNNSVVRYSISSKRPEDTGYFRIDEKTGVIFLNRTIDREPEYKFRMIARADDLGKDPHGNNIDLDIRVVESHKKAPAFLPRSLEPIRIRENFSDFDATIVRLEGVSNINDSPDLLFELLPGRTEQTNKGNTFRLESSKNTAEIKLAQHLDYESNTEYTLSVRVQNKYNLAAETVVNIEVLDVNDNMPLFREMKKGTVLENEPAGVPVMQVRAIDADGTSTHNQVTYYLSDPDGYFLIDKTTGNITTKTSLDREAEDTYNVKVIAIDNSPSALLKNGDPNKGEQDFRIEIADKNDNSPVFTQSVYTANAILENANINALVTEVKALDKDTASPVIYSIISGNTDNSFYIEGTTGKIRVNQPLDYEKITEYNLTVRAFDGVFDDNAMVKIFIENVNDNPPIFEEFDMYPTIEEEKLVDGCITTVKAYDPDIKDRTVDQRIAYFIVKDDQKPLIGIDKSGCMTLKKPLDRDPPKGYPMWSVIVLAMDDDGSPKALHGHVTINITLIDINDNAPFLDMQQPVVWYENEKPGNITRLKARDWDSDDNGPPFKFSIDLNTADEVITSKFAIIGDDLRAKVTFDREERKSYNIPIAISDSGVPSMTGTSTLTVVIGDQNDNAMAEGSSSIFVYNYKGKAPDTEIGRVYVNDPDDWDLPDKTFSWYGQSHPGFRLNPMTGMITLLSGTESGTFLLKFKVTEESQIVQFHEVDAFVNVTVKEIPEEAVVNSGSIRLYGITAEEFVTPNDVGISKKDIFQERFATLLNNTIENIDVFTVLHSPHYNNKSLLDVRFSAHGSPYYAPEKLNTIVAQNSKGISDELGVEIMLINIDECLFERTHCNNSCRSHLNVDTVPYAVYTNTSSFVGVRAVVHPVCMCHVAEPIMCLNGGTPLLDRCECPPGLEGPRCELLGIGFHGDGWAVMPPPGQACDDSHLGLELMPYADDGLVFYFGPMSYSKLLGVQDFMALEIRNGFAVLHVDYGSGTVSLDQTKIKLTDGKSHRVDVYWTKTTIEMKVDNCGISACMLLTAPVGPNEFLNVNSPLQIGGTFTNLKEMARLFGWSYNPVNRGFSGCIRNMTINSNTYNLGMPALSKNADPGCDHGMARAVSFGIDSNFLVAILVCVAILLILLLAVVVHRRKRDDLYKDMDDIRENIINYEDEGGGEVDTGYDLNVLRRIYDAPPIDSKIAPSAHQGRAPDEVPDICGFLDSKKESCDKDPDTNPFDDVRHYAYEGEGNSDGSLSSLASCTDDGDLKFNYLSNFGPRFRKLADMYGEEPSDEESDGVEEGESESWC; from the exons gtGAAACAACAAAGCTGAGGCACTTCAGACACTTAGACACACGATCACAGCACTTCAGTGTAGATGAATCATTG ACGCGGGATGACAAACACAATCACAAACCTGTATTTTCGGATTGTTCGGTTTATGCACCAGTGGTTAAGGAAGAAGAGCCAGCAGGTACCATTGTCATTCAGGTGCATGCGGAGGATAGAGATCCACCTGATGCAGGAG GAACAATAACATATAGCTTTGTGACTGCACCCGGTGAAAAGCTTAAGTTTGAAATCAACAACGTAACCGGTTTCATAAAAACAACCCAAATGCTGGACAGAGATGAACCGGCGCGCGAGAAGGAAGCCTGGTTAACTGTTTTAGCAACAGACAATGGACGTCCCCAATTGGACGACGTTTGTAACTTTAAAGTCACCATTGAGGATGTCAATGATAATTCTCCAGTATTTGACAAAGTG gcATACACCGAATCAGTACCACAAGACTTGCGAATAGATCACGAGGTGATGAGAGTATCTGCTACCGACATTGACGATGGAAATAATTCGGTAGTACGATACAGCATATCATCAAAGCGCCCAGAAGACACTGGATATTTTCGAATAGACGAAAAAACTGGTGTAATATTTCTGAACCGAACCATCGAC AGAGAACCAGAGTACAAATTTCGTATGATAGCGAGAGCCGATGATCTTGGTAAAGATCCACATGGAAATAACATAGATTTGGACATTCGTGTCGTTGAATCGCACAAGAAAGCACCAGCATTTCTACCTCGATCCCTTGAACCCATTCGTATACGTGAAAACTTCAGTGACTTTGATGCAACGATTGTACGTCTGGAGGGAGTTTCAAACATAAATGACAGTCCAGATTTACTATTTGAACTTTTACCTGGTAGAACAGAACAAACAAACAAGGGCAATACCTTCAGATTGGAGTCATCAAAAAATACAGCTGAAATTAAACTCGCCCAACATTTGGATTATGAGAGTAACACTGAATACACATTGAGTGTTCGTGTGcagaataaatataatttagcTGCTGAAACTGTTGTTAACATCGAAGTACTCGATGTTAATGATAATATGCCATTGTTTCGTGAAATGAAAAAGGGCACTGTTCTTGAGAATGAACCTGCTGGTGTGCCTGTTATGCAAGTACGTGCCATTGATGCTGATGGTACATCAACCCACAATCAGGTCACATATTATCTCAGTGATCCGGACGGTTACTTTCTCATTGATAAAACTACTGGTAATATAACAACAAAGACTTCACTTGATAGAGAGGCTGAGGATACGTACAATGTTAAAGTAATAGCAATTGATAACTCACCCAGTGCTCTATTAAAAAATGGTGATCCCAACAAAGGTGAACAAGATTTTAGAATTGAAATTGCtgataaaaatgacaattcaCCAGTTTTCACGCAGTCTGTCTACACAGCCAATGCAATACTTGAGAATGCCAACATAAATGCTCTAGTTACGGAAGTAAAAGCCCTGGATAAAGACACAGCTAGTCCCGTTATTTACAGTATAATATCTGGTAACACGGATAATAGTTTCTATATTGAGGGTACAACTGGTAAAATACGTGTCAATCAACCCCttgattatgaaaaaataacagagtACAATTTAACTGTTCGTGCATTTGATGGTGTATTTGATGACAATGCTAtggttaaaatatttatcgaaaatGTTAATGATAATCCACCGATATTCGAGGAATTTGACATGTATCCGACGATTGAAGAGGAAAAACTTGTTGATGGATGTATAACAACGGTGAAAGCTTATGATCCAGATATAAAAGATAGAACTGTCGATCAACGTATTGCATATTTCATTGTTAAAGACGACCAGAAACCCTTAATTGGCATTGACAAATCTGGCTGTATGACACTGAAGAAACCACTCGACAGAGATCCTCCAAAGGGATATCCAATGTGGTCGGTAATTGTATTGGCTATGGACGATGATGGCTCTCCAAAGGCACTACACGGTCATGTTACTATCAACATAACACTCATCGATATAAATGACAATGCCCCATTTTTGGATATGCAACAACCAGTTGTGTGGTATGAAAACGAAAAACCCGGTAATATAACTAGACTCAAAGCTAGAGATTGGGATTCTGACGATAATGGCCCACCATTCAAATTTAGTATTGATCTCAATACCGCTGACGAAGTGATAACAAGTAAATTTGCCATTATTGGCGACGATCTTCGAGCTAAAGTCACGTTTGATCGCGAGGAGAGAAAAAGTTATAATATACCAATTGCTATAAGTGACAGTGGAGTGCCCTCAATGACTGGCACATCGACACTTACAGTTGTCATTGGTGATCAGAATGACAATGCAATGGCGGAGGGCTCGAGTTCAATATTTGTCTATAATTATAAAGGCAAGGCACCGGACACGGAAATCGGCAGGGTATACGTTAATGATCCTGATGACTGGGATTTACCAGACAAAACATTCAGCTGGTATGGTCAGAGTCATCCTGGTTTTCGATTAAATCCAATGACTGGTATGATAACGCTTCTCTCAGGCACCGAGAGTGGTACATTTTTGCTCAAATTCAAAGTTACTGAGGAGAGTCAAATTGTCCAATTTCATGAGGTGGATGCTTTCGTCAATGTCACCGTTAAGGAAATACCTGAAGAGGCCGTTGTCAACTCTGGGTCAATACGATTGTACGGAATTACAGCTGAGGAGTTTGTAACACCTAATGACGTGGGTATCAGCAAAAAGGATATATTTCAGGAGAGATTTGCGACATTGTTAAATAAtaccattgaaaatatcgatGTATTTACTGTTCTCCATTCACCACATTACAATAATAAGAGTTTACTAGATGTGAGGTTCTCGGCGCATGGAAGCCCTTACTATGCACCTGAGAAATTAAACACAATTGTTGCTCAAAATTCTAAAGGAATATCTGATGAACTTGGCGTCGAAATAATGCTTATTAACATTGATGAATGTCTCTTTGAAAGAACTCATTGCAACAATTCTTGTCGTAGTCATTTGAATGTAGATACAGTGCCATATGCAGTCTATACAAATACAAGTTCATTTGTTGGAGTGCGTGCTGTAGTTCATCCTGTATGTATGTGCCACGTGGCTGAGCCAATAATGTGCCTCAATGGTGGAACACCGCTGCTCGACCGCTGTGAGTGCCCTCCAGGTCTAGAGGGGCCACGTTGTGAATTACTTGGAATTGGATTTCATGGTGATGGATGGGCTGTTATGCCACCACCTGGACAGGCGTGTGATGACTCTCACTTGGGACTTGAATTAATGCCATACGCTGATGATGgtcttgttttttattttggacCAATGAGTTACAGTAAATTACTTGGAGTACAGGATTTTATGGCACTGGAAATACGCAATGGTTTTGCTGTACTTCATGTTGATTATGGAAGCGGTACTGTCTCACTTGATCAAACGAAGATCAAATTAACAGATGGAAAGAGTCACAGGGTGGATGTGTATTGGACAAAAACAACTATTGAAATGAAAGTCGATAATTGTGGAATTTCCGCGTGCATGCTGTTGACAGCACCAGTTGGaccaaatgaatttttgaatgtcAATAGCCCATTGCAGATTGGTGGAACTTTTACTAATTTAAAGGAGATGGCACGACTCTTTGGATGGAGCTATAATCCAGTAAATAGAGGATTCTCGGGATGTATTAGGAATATGACAATCAATAGTAATACGTATAATCTTGGTATGCCAGCATTATCGAAGAACGCTGATCCAGGGTGTGATCATGGTATGGCCAGAGCAGTGTCCTTTGGAATCGATTCAAATTTCCTAGTTGCTATACTAGTTTGTGTTGCTATTCTGCTGATACTGCTGCTGGCGGTTGTCGTGCATAGGAGAAAGCGCGATGATTTGTACAAGGATATGGATGACATAAGGGAAAACATCATCAATTATGAAGATGAAGGAGGTGGTGAAGTTGACACTGGATATGATTTGAATGTTTTACGGCGCATTTACGATGCACCGCCTATCGATTCAAAAATTGCACCGTCTGCACACCAAGGTCGAG CGCCTGATGAAGTGCCAGATATTTGTGGATTCTTAGACAGCAAGAAAGAAAGCTGTGATAAAGATCCTGACACCAATCCTTTCGATGATGTCAGGCATTATGCTTATGAGGGAGAAGGAAATTCAGATGGATCTTTGTCTTCCTTAGCATCAT GCACAGATGATGGAGACCTGAAGTTCAACTATCTGTCCAACTTCGGCCCGAGGTTTAGGAAATTAGCTGATATGTATGGTGAAGAGCCGAGTGATGAAGAAAGCGATGGTGTTGAAGAGGGTGAAAGTGAAAGTTGGTGTTAA
- the LOC135164652 gene encoding DE-cadherin isoform X1 — MNHNGRMENRGRWAWARPVGTLALFVLLSGTLGETTKLRHFRHLDTRSQHFSVDESLTRDDKHNHKPVFSDCSVYAPVVKEEEPAGTIVIQVHAEDRDPPDAGGTITYSFVTAPGEKLKFEINNVTGFIKTTQMLDRDEPAREKEAWLTVLATDNGRPQLDDVCNFKVTIEDVNDNSPVFDKVVSRGYSLYKAYTESVPQDLRIDHEVMRVSATDIDDGNNSVVRYSISSKRPEDTGYFRIDEKTGVIFLNRTIDREPEYKFRMIARADDLGKDPHGNNIDLDIRVVESHKKAPAFLPRSLEPIRIRENFSDFDATIVRLEGVSNINDSPDLLFELLPGRTEQTNKGNTFRLESSKNTAEIKLAQHLDYESNTEYTLSVRVQNKYNLAAETVVNIEVLDVNDNMPLFREMKKGTVLENEPAGVPVMQVRAIDADGTSTHNQVTYYLSDPDGYFLIDKTTGNITTKTSLDREAEDTYNVKVIAIDNSPSALLKNGDPNKGEQDFRIEIADKNDNSPVFTQSVYTANAILENANINALVTEVKALDKDTASPVIYSIISGNTDNSFYIEGTTGKIRVNQPLDYEKITEYNLTVRAFDGVFDDNAMVKIFIENVNDNPPIFEEFDMYPTIEEEKLVDGCITTVKAYDPDIKDRTVDQRIAYFIVKDDQKPLIGIDKSGCMTLKKPLDRDPPKGYPMWSVIVLAMDDDGSPKALHGHVTINITLIDINDNAPFLDMQQPVVWYENEKPGNITRLKARDWDSDDNGPPFKFSIDLNTADEVITSKFAIIGDDLRAKVTFDREERKSYNIPIAISDSGVPSMTGTSTLTVVIGDQNDNAMAEGSSSIFVYNYKGKAPDTEIGRVYVNDPDDWDLPDKTFSWYGQSHPGFRLNPMTGMITLLSGTESGTFLLKFKVTEESQIVQFHEVDAFVNVTVKEIPEEAVVNSGSIRLYGITAEEFVTPNDVGISKKDIFQERFATLLNNTIENIDVFTVLHSPHYNNKSLLDVRFSAHGSPYYAPEKLNTIVAQNSKGISDELGVEIMLINIDECLFERTHCNNSCRSHLNVDTVPYAVYTNTSSFVGVRAVVHPVCMCHVAEPIMCLNGGTPLLDRCECPPGLEGPRCELLGIGFHGDGWAVMPPPGQACDDSHLGLELMPYADDGLVFYFGPMSYSKLLGVQDFMALEIRNGFAVLHVDYGSGTVSLDQTKIKLTDGKSHRVDVYWTKTTIEMKVDNCGISACMLLTAPVGPNEFLNVNSPLQIGGTFTNLKEMARLFGWSYNPVNRGFSGCIRNMTINSNTYNLGMPALSKNADPGCDHGMARAVSFGIDSNFLVAILVCVAILLILLLAVVVHRRKRDDLYKDMDDIRENIINYEDEGGGEVDTGYDLNVLRRIYDAPPIDSKIAPSAHQGRAPDEVPDICGFLDSKKESCDKDPDTNPFDDVRHYAYEGEGNSDGSLSSLASCTDDGDLKFNYLSNFGPRFRKLADMYGEEPSDEESDGVEEGESESWC, encoded by the exons gtGAAACAACAAAGCTGAGGCACTTCAGACACTTAGACACACGATCACAGCACTTCAGTGTAGATGAATCATTG ACGCGGGATGACAAACACAATCACAAACCTGTATTTTCGGATTGTTCGGTTTATGCACCAGTGGTTAAGGAAGAAGAGCCAGCAGGTACCATTGTCATTCAGGTGCATGCGGAGGATAGAGATCCACCTGATGCAGGAG GAACAATAACATATAGCTTTGTGACTGCACCCGGTGAAAAGCTTAAGTTTGAAATCAACAACGTAACCGGTTTCATAAAAACAACCCAAATGCTGGACAGAGATGAACCGGCGCGCGAGAAGGAAGCCTGGTTAACTGTTTTAGCAACAGACAATGGACGTCCCCAATTGGACGACGTTTGTAACTTTAAAGTCACCATTGAGGATGTCAATGATAATTCTCCAGTATTTGACAAAGTG GTCTCACGCGGATATTCACTATACAAG gcATACACCGAATCAGTACCACAAGACTTGCGAATAGATCACGAGGTGATGAGAGTATCTGCTACCGACATTGACGATGGAAATAATTCGGTAGTACGATACAGCATATCATCAAAGCGCCCAGAAGACACTGGATATTTTCGAATAGACGAAAAAACTGGTGTAATATTTCTGAACCGAACCATCGAC AGAGAACCAGAGTACAAATTTCGTATGATAGCGAGAGCCGATGATCTTGGTAAAGATCCACATGGAAATAACATAGATTTGGACATTCGTGTCGTTGAATCGCACAAGAAAGCACCAGCATTTCTACCTCGATCCCTTGAACCCATTCGTATACGTGAAAACTTCAGTGACTTTGATGCAACGATTGTACGTCTGGAGGGAGTTTCAAACATAAATGACAGTCCAGATTTACTATTTGAACTTTTACCTGGTAGAACAGAACAAACAAACAAGGGCAATACCTTCAGATTGGAGTCATCAAAAAATACAGCTGAAATTAAACTCGCCCAACATTTGGATTATGAGAGTAACACTGAATACACATTGAGTGTTCGTGTGcagaataaatataatttagcTGCTGAAACTGTTGTTAACATCGAAGTACTCGATGTTAATGATAATATGCCATTGTTTCGTGAAATGAAAAAGGGCACTGTTCTTGAGAATGAACCTGCTGGTGTGCCTGTTATGCAAGTACGTGCCATTGATGCTGATGGTACATCAACCCACAATCAGGTCACATATTATCTCAGTGATCCGGACGGTTACTTTCTCATTGATAAAACTACTGGTAATATAACAACAAAGACTTCACTTGATAGAGAGGCTGAGGATACGTACAATGTTAAAGTAATAGCAATTGATAACTCACCCAGTGCTCTATTAAAAAATGGTGATCCCAACAAAGGTGAACAAGATTTTAGAATTGAAATTGCtgataaaaatgacaattcaCCAGTTTTCACGCAGTCTGTCTACACAGCCAATGCAATACTTGAGAATGCCAACATAAATGCTCTAGTTACGGAAGTAAAAGCCCTGGATAAAGACACAGCTAGTCCCGTTATTTACAGTATAATATCTGGTAACACGGATAATAGTTTCTATATTGAGGGTACAACTGGTAAAATACGTGTCAATCAACCCCttgattatgaaaaaataacagagtACAATTTAACTGTTCGTGCATTTGATGGTGTATTTGATGACAATGCTAtggttaaaatatttatcgaaaatGTTAATGATAATCCACCGATATTCGAGGAATTTGACATGTATCCGACGATTGAAGAGGAAAAACTTGTTGATGGATGTATAACAACGGTGAAAGCTTATGATCCAGATATAAAAGATAGAACTGTCGATCAACGTATTGCATATTTCATTGTTAAAGACGACCAGAAACCCTTAATTGGCATTGACAAATCTGGCTGTATGACACTGAAGAAACCACTCGACAGAGATCCTCCAAAGGGATATCCAATGTGGTCGGTAATTGTATTGGCTATGGACGATGATGGCTCTCCAAAGGCACTACACGGTCATGTTACTATCAACATAACACTCATCGATATAAATGACAATGCCCCATTTTTGGATATGCAACAACCAGTTGTGTGGTATGAAAACGAAAAACCCGGTAATATAACTAGACTCAAAGCTAGAGATTGGGATTCTGACGATAATGGCCCACCATTCAAATTTAGTATTGATCTCAATACCGCTGACGAAGTGATAACAAGTAAATTTGCCATTATTGGCGACGATCTTCGAGCTAAAGTCACGTTTGATCGCGAGGAGAGAAAAAGTTATAATATACCAATTGCTATAAGTGACAGTGGAGTGCCCTCAATGACTGGCACATCGACACTTACAGTTGTCATTGGTGATCAGAATGACAATGCAATGGCGGAGGGCTCGAGTTCAATATTTGTCTATAATTATAAAGGCAAGGCACCGGACACGGAAATCGGCAGGGTATACGTTAATGATCCTGATGACTGGGATTTACCAGACAAAACATTCAGCTGGTATGGTCAGAGTCATCCTGGTTTTCGATTAAATCCAATGACTGGTATGATAACGCTTCTCTCAGGCACCGAGAGTGGTACATTTTTGCTCAAATTCAAAGTTACTGAGGAGAGTCAAATTGTCCAATTTCATGAGGTGGATGCTTTCGTCAATGTCACCGTTAAGGAAATACCTGAAGAGGCCGTTGTCAACTCTGGGTCAATACGATTGTACGGAATTACAGCTGAGGAGTTTGTAACACCTAATGACGTGGGTATCAGCAAAAAGGATATATTTCAGGAGAGATTTGCGACATTGTTAAATAAtaccattgaaaatatcgatGTATTTACTGTTCTCCATTCACCACATTACAATAATAAGAGTTTACTAGATGTGAGGTTCTCGGCGCATGGAAGCCCTTACTATGCACCTGAGAAATTAAACACAATTGTTGCTCAAAATTCTAAAGGAATATCTGATGAACTTGGCGTCGAAATAATGCTTATTAACATTGATGAATGTCTCTTTGAAAGAACTCATTGCAACAATTCTTGTCGTAGTCATTTGAATGTAGATACAGTGCCATATGCAGTCTATACAAATACAAGTTCATTTGTTGGAGTGCGTGCTGTAGTTCATCCTGTATGTATGTGCCACGTGGCTGAGCCAATAATGTGCCTCAATGGTGGAACACCGCTGCTCGACCGCTGTGAGTGCCCTCCAGGTCTAGAGGGGCCACGTTGTGAATTACTTGGAATTGGATTTCATGGTGATGGATGGGCTGTTATGCCACCACCTGGACAGGCGTGTGATGACTCTCACTTGGGACTTGAATTAATGCCATACGCTGATGATGgtcttgttttttattttggacCAATGAGTTACAGTAAATTACTTGGAGTACAGGATTTTATGGCACTGGAAATACGCAATGGTTTTGCTGTACTTCATGTTGATTATGGAAGCGGTACTGTCTCACTTGATCAAACGAAGATCAAATTAACAGATGGAAAGAGTCACAGGGTGGATGTGTATTGGACAAAAACAACTATTGAAATGAAAGTCGATAATTGTGGAATTTCCGCGTGCATGCTGTTGACAGCACCAGTTGGaccaaatgaatttttgaatgtcAATAGCCCATTGCAGATTGGTGGAACTTTTACTAATTTAAAGGAGATGGCACGACTCTTTGGATGGAGCTATAATCCAGTAAATAGAGGATTCTCGGGATGTATTAGGAATATGACAATCAATAGTAATACGTATAATCTTGGTATGCCAGCATTATCGAAGAACGCTGATCCAGGGTGTGATCATGGTATGGCCAGAGCAGTGTCCTTTGGAATCGATTCAAATTTCCTAGTTGCTATACTAGTTTGTGTTGCTATTCTGCTGATACTGCTGCTGGCGGTTGTCGTGCATAGGAGAAAGCGCGATGATTTGTACAAGGATATGGATGACATAAGGGAAAACATCATCAATTATGAAGATGAAGGAGGTGGTGAAGTTGACACTGGATATGATTTGAATGTTTTACGGCGCATTTACGATGCACCGCCTATCGATTCAAAAATTGCACCGTCTGCACACCAAGGTCGAG CGCCTGATGAAGTGCCAGATATTTGTGGATTCTTAGACAGCAAGAAAGAAAGCTGTGATAAAGATCCTGACACCAATCCTTTCGATGATGTCAGGCATTATGCTTATGAGGGAGAAGGAAATTCAGATGGATCTTTGTCTTCCTTAGCATCAT GCACAGATGATGGAGACCTGAAGTTCAACTATCTGTCCAACTTCGGCCCGAGGTTTAGGAAATTAGCTGATATGTATGGTGAAGAGCCGAGTGATGAAGAAAGCGATGGTGTTGAAGAGGGTGAAAGTGAAAGTTGGTGTTAA